The sequence CTGTTTATGCCCGTTTCAGGAAAAGTTGTACAGGTAAATCCTAAACTGGTGACTAATCCTGAGTCGGTGAATAAAGATCCTTATGGAGAAGGCTGGATGATCAAAGTGGCACTTAAAAATGCTGCTGAAGTTAGTTCTCTTATGACAGTTGATGCTTATAAAGCGCTTGTCGGACAATAGAAGGGTGATCGGTAATCGGTGACAGGTTTCGGTAAAATCCGTAATATGCAATACGTAAGAAGTTTTAGAGAATTGGAAGTCTATAAACTTTCGCGGCAGTTATCGAGAGAAATTTTCGAGATTTCGAAAAACTTTCCCAAAGAAGAAATGTATTCGCTTACTGACCAGATCAGAAGGTCATCGCGGTCGGTGGGAGCTCAAATTGCAGAATGTTGGGCAAAAAGAAAATACGAAAAACATTTTGTAAGCAAATTAACTGATGCAGATGGGGAACAACAGGAGACTCAACATTGGATTGAAACAGCATTAGATTGTTCATACATTTCTGTGGAAATTGCCGAAGATCTGCTGAAAAATTACGCTTCAGTTGGAAAAATGATTAATTCTATGATCAGCAAAGCAGAGTCTTTTTGCAACCCCTCACTGCTTACCAACCACCGATTACCGAATACCTTATAAAGGTGAAATACAATTAATTTGTTCAGGATATATGTTTATTAGGAACACAAAATGGGCATTGCTATGGGCGATGCTCATTTTTATTTTATGCGCTATTCCGGGAAGGGATACTCCATTTGGTAGTATTTGGGATATTCTCAGTCTTGATAAGTTTATTCATGCTTCACTGTTTTTTATCCAGGCTGTATTATTAATTCATGGTTTAAGCAAGCAAACACAGCTGACTCTGTTTAACAAAAATGTTAAGATTTCAGCTGTGATGTTTTGTGTGATATATGGCGGTAGTCTTGAGTTGATGCAGGGGGCATTTTTTGAGGACCGGGCGGCGGATATTTATGATTTTTTTGCGAATATTTTTGGAGCCATAGCCGGCGTATTATTGTTTGAAAGGGTGCTAAATAAGTATAAGGCCTATTTCAATTGATTAGATCGTCGACTCAATAGCAGCTAATTGTGCAAAAAAAATCCCGCAATGATGCGGGATTTTTTAGTTTAGGAAGAAAATGATTACTTCTTCTTTCCACCTTTTTTAGCAGCTTCTTCAGCAGCAGCGATAGAATCAGCTTTTGCCTGTGCAGCGCTTGCAGCAGCTGCTGAATCAGCTTTCGCTTGTTCGGCAGCTTGTACAGCGGCAACTGAATCAGCTTTCGCTTTTTCAACTGCAGCAATCGAATCTTGTTTTTTCGCTTCCATAGCGGCTTTTTCTTCTGCGCTTGGACCACATGCAACGAATGATA comes from Bacteroidota bacterium and encodes:
- the vanZ gene encoding VanZ family protein, which gives rise to MFIRNTKWALLWAMLIFILCAIPGRDTPFGSIWDILSLDKFIHASLFFIQAVLLIHGLSKQTQLTLFNKNVKISAVMFCVIYGGSLELMQGAFFEDRAADIYDFFANIFGAIAGVLLFERVLNKYKAYFN
- a CDS encoding four helix bundle protein codes for the protein MQYVRSFRELEVYKLSRQLSREIFEISKNFPKEEMYSLTDQIRRSSRSVGAQIAECWAKRKYEKHFVSKLTDADGEQQETQHWIETALDCSYISVEIAEDLLKNYASVGKMINSMISKAESFCNPSLLTNHRLPNTL